In Crassostrea angulata isolate pt1a10 chromosome 6, ASM2561291v2, whole genome shotgun sequence, a genomic segment contains:
- the LOC128189664 gene encoding Bardet-Biedl syndrome 5 protein homolog, translating to MASEGLWEDRDVRFDINPQQMKMRPGEKLIDALNAVEDTKGNNGDRGRLMVTNLRIIWHSLALPRVNLSIGFNCVINISTKTAQSKLRGQTEALYVLTKCNNTRFEFIFTNLIPGSPRLFTTVISVHRAYETSKLYRDLKLRGALIHNKQLRLLPQEQVYNKVNGVWNLSSDQGNLGTFFITNVRLVWHANINESFNVSIPYLQMKSVKIRDSKFGLALVVESSQQSGGYVLGFRIDPTEKLHDVVKEIQSLHRVYSACPIFGVEFESEEKIEGADDMGVDYQQDDVEIEADNSSDAYAAYFADGNKDKDRDPVYCEELGLAIEKLRDGITLQALWDVLA from the coding sequence ATGGCGTCCGAAGGTCTATGGGAGGACAGAGATGTCCGTTTTGACATCAATCCACAGCAAATGAAGATGCGACCTGGTGAAAAACTGATTGATGCCCTGAATGCCGTTGAAGATACTAAAGGAAACAATGGAGATCGCGGTCGTTTGATGGTCACAAACCTGAGAATTATATGGCATTCCTTGGCTCTGCCCAGAGTAAATTTATCCATTGGTTTCAACTGTGTCATCAACATTTCAACAAAAACAGCCCAGTCAAAGCTTCGTGGTCAAACCGAAGCGTTGTATGTTTTGACAAAATGTAATAACACACGGTTTGAGTTCATCTTTACGAATCTCATTCCTGGTTCTCCAAGACTCTTTACAACTGTCATCTCCGTCCACAGAGCATATGAAACATCCAAGCTTTATCGCGATTTGAAGCTACGAGGAGCGCTCATTCACAACAAACAGCTTCGACTTTTACCACAAGAACAAGTTTACAACAAAGTGAATGGAGTGTGGAATCTCTCCAGCGACCAAGGAAATCTGGGGACATTTTTCATTACCAATGTTCGACTGGTTTGGCATGCCAACATAAATGAATCCTTCAATGTCAGCATTCCATACTTGCAGATGAAATCTGTAAAAATTCGTGATTCAAAGTTCGGACTTGCCCTCGTGGTCGAGAGTTCTCAACAGAGTGGAGGTTATGTTCTTGGGTTTCGAATTGACCCAACAGAAAAGCTACATGATGTTGTAAAAGAAATTCAGAGTTTACACAGAGTGTATAGTGCTTGTCCGATATTTGGTGTGGAGTTTGAGtccgaagaaaaaattgaaggAGCAGATGATATGGGGGTAGATTATCAGCAGGATGATGTTGAAATTGAGGCTGATAATTCCTCAGACGCCTATGCTGCATACTTTGCAGATGGAAACAAGGATAAAGACAGAGATCCAGTTTACTGTGAAGAGCTGGGACTTGCAATAGAAAAATTAAGAGATGGAATCACCTTGCAAGCTCTTTGGGATGTGCTTGCTTAA
- the LOC128189046 gene encoding protein NDRG3-like isoform X1 — MEKLTEIEFTGINVQDKEPRNFSNNASSILIQEDDIETPFGNLHVAIQGDRSKLAILTFHDIGLNNITCFQGFFNFTDMQPILRHFCVYHVNAPGQEDGALHLRPEQDALGNPDSLGNSYLRDQCFTYPTMDQLGEAIHSVVNHYKIKRFIGFGVGAGVNVLCRYALNHPEHVDSLVLINGSADKAGWVEWGYQKLNSWYLWRGNMTTFTEDYLLWHWFGSKTQWENYDLTTVYKEYIKSINPQNLSLLIESYLARTPLGIERELDPVRRIGTKTLTCQTLLIVGDDSPHLDETVELNGKMDPEKTDFLKIQDCGGMPLEEQPGKVCEAFRLFLQGMGYVPTLRQSTSTVSQVAKNYQQQLDDFRGTNTVC, encoded by the exons ATGGAAAAACTAACAGAGATAGAGTTCACAGGTATAAATGTACAGGACAAAGAACCAAGAAACTTCTCTAACAATGCCTCCAGCATTTtgattcag GAGGATGACATTGAGACACCATTTGGAAACCTTCATGTTGCTATTCAGGGAGACAGGTCAAAGCTTGCCATTTTGACATTCCATGATATCGGTCTGAACA ACATCACATGCTTCCAAGGATTTTTCAACTTTACGGATATGCAGCCAATCTTGCGACATTTCTGTGTGTACCATGTCAATGCACCCGGGCAGGAAGATGGCGCTCTCCATTTACGACCCGA GCAGGATGCCCTAGGCAACCCAGATTCACTGGGTAACAG CTACTTGAGAGACCAGTG TTTCACTTACCCTACCATGGATCAGCTCGGAGAGGCTATTCATTCAGTTGTTAACCACTACAA AATCAAGAGATTCATAGGTTTTGGTGTAGGAGCAGGAGTCAACGTTCTGTGCAGATATGCT CTCAATCACCCTGAACATGTGGACTCCTTGGTGTTGATCAATGGATCAGCAGACAAAGCGGGCTGGGTGGAGTGGGGATACCAGAAG ctAAATTCTTGGTATCTGTGGAGAGGAAACATGACCACATTCACAGAAGACTACCTCCTCTGGCACTGGTTCGGATCA AAAACCCAATGGGAAAACTACGATTTGACAACTGTTTACAAAGAATACATTAAGAGCATCAACCCTCAGAATCTTTCACTCTTGATTGAATCCTATCTTGC gAGAACCCCTCTGGGCATCGAAAGAGAATTGGATCCAGTGAGAAGAATTGGAACCAAAACTCTGAC ATGCCAGACATTGTTAATTGTTGGTGATGACTCCCCTCATTTGGATGAAACTGTTGAACTAAATGGAAAGATGGACCCAGAAAAAACAGATTTTCTCAAG ATCCAGGATTGTGGAGGGATGCCTTTGGAAGAACAACCAGGAAAAGTGTGTGAAGCTTTCCGTCTATTCTTACAAGGAATGGGATATG TCCCAACTCTGCGACAGAGTACCAGCACAGTGTCACAAGTCGCCAAGAACTACCAACAGCAGCTGGATGACTTCAGGGGAACGAATACTGTGTGCTGA
- the LOC128189046 gene encoding protein NDRG3-like isoform X2 has protein sequence MEKLTEIEFTGINVQDKEPRNFSNNASSILIQEDDIETPFGNLHVAIQGDRSKLAILTFHDIGLNNITCFQGFFNFTDMQPILRHFCVYHVNAPGQEDGALHLRPEQDALGNPDSLGNSFTYPTMDQLGEAIHSVVNHYKIKRFIGFGVGAGVNVLCRYALNHPEHVDSLVLINGSADKAGWVEWGYQKLNSWYLWRGNMTTFTEDYLLWHWFGSKTQWENYDLTTVYKEYIKSINPQNLSLLIESYLARTPLGIERELDPVRRIGTKTLTCQTLLIVGDDSPHLDETVELNGKMDPEKTDFLKIQDCGGMPLEEQPGKVCEAFRLFLQGMGYVPTLRQSTSTVSQVAKNYQQQLDDFRGTNTVC, from the exons ATGGAAAAACTAACAGAGATAGAGTTCACAGGTATAAATGTACAGGACAAAGAACCAAGAAACTTCTCTAACAATGCCTCCAGCATTTtgattcag GAGGATGACATTGAGACACCATTTGGAAACCTTCATGTTGCTATTCAGGGAGACAGGTCAAAGCTTGCCATTTTGACATTCCATGATATCGGTCTGAACA ACATCACATGCTTCCAAGGATTTTTCAACTTTACGGATATGCAGCCAATCTTGCGACATTTCTGTGTGTACCATGTCAATGCACCCGGGCAGGAAGATGGCGCTCTCCATTTACGACCCGA GCAGGATGCCCTAGGCAACCCAGATTCACTGGGTAACAG TTTCACTTACCCTACCATGGATCAGCTCGGAGAGGCTATTCATTCAGTTGTTAACCACTACAA AATCAAGAGATTCATAGGTTTTGGTGTAGGAGCAGGAGTCAACGTTCTGTGCAGATATGCT CTCAATCACCCTGAACATGTGGACTCCTTGGTGTTGATCAATGGATCAGCAGACAAAGCGGGCTGGGTGGAGTGGGGATACCAGAAG ctAAATTCTTGGTATCTGTGGAGAGGAAACATGACCACATTCACAGAAGACTACCTCCTCTGGCACTGGTTCGGATCA AAAACCCAATGGGAAAACTACGATTTGACAACTGTTTACAAAGAATACATTAAGAGCATCAACCCTCAGAATCTTTCACTCTTGATTGAATCCTATCTTGC gAGAACCCCTCTGGGCATCGAAAGAGAATTGGATCCAGTGAGAAGAATTGGAACCAAAACTCTGAC ATGCCAGACATTGTTAATTGTTGGTGATGACTCCCCTCATTTGGATGAAACTGTTGAACTAAATGGAAAGATGGACCCAGAAAAAACAGATTTTCTCAAG ATCCAGGATTGTGGAGGGATGCCTTTGGAAGAACAACCAGGAAAAGTGTGTGAAGCTTTCCGTCTATTCTTACAAGGAATGGGATATG TCCCAACTCTGCGACAGAGTACCAGCACAGTGTCACAAGTCGCCAAGAACTACCAACAGCAGCTGGATGACTTCAGGGGAACGAATACTGTGTGCTGA
- the LOC128189046 gene encoding protein NDRG3-like isoform X3 has product MEKLTEIEFTGINVQDKEPRNFSNNASSILIQEDDIETPFGNLHVAIQGDRSKLAILTFHDIGLNNITCFQGFFNFTDMQPILRHFCVYHVNAPGQEDGALHLRPDFTYPTMDQLGEAIHSVVNHYKIKRFIGFGVGAGVNVLCRYALNHPEHVDSLVLINGSADKAGWVEWGYQKLNSWYLWRGNMTTFTEDYLLWHWFGSKTQWENYDLTTVYKEYIKSINPQNLSLLIESYLARTPLGIERELDPVRRIGTKTLTCQTLLIVGDDSPHLDETVELNGKMDPEKTDFLKIQDCGGMPLEEQPGKVCEAFRLFLQGMGYVPTLRQSTSTVSQVAKNYQQQLDDFRGTNTVC; this is encoded by the exons ATGGAAAAACTAACAGAGATAGAGTTCACAGGTATAAATGTACAGGACAAAGAACCAAGAAACTTCTCTAACAATGCCTCCAGCATTTtgattcag GAGGATGACATTGAGACACCATTTGGAAACCTTCATGTTGCTATTCAGGGAGACAGGTCAAAGCTTGCCATTTTGACATTCCATGATATCGGTCTGAACA ACATCACATGCTTCCAAGGATTTTTCAACTTTACGGATATGCAGCCAATCTTGCGACATTTCTGTGTGTACCATGTCAATGCACCCGGGCAGGAAGATGGCGCTCTCCATTTACGACCCGA TTTCACTTACCCTACCATGGATCAGCTCGGAGAGGCTATTCATTCAGTTGTTAACCACTACAA AATCAAGAGATTCATAGGTTTTGGTGTAGGAGCAGGAGTCAACGTTCTGTGCAGATATGCT CTCAATCACCCTGAACATGTGGACTCCTTGGTGTTGATCAATGGATCAGCAGACAAAGCGGGCTGGGTGGAGTGGGGATACCAGAAG ctAAATTCTTGGTATCTGTGGAGAGGAAACATGACCACATTCACAGAAGACTACCTCCTCTGGCACTGGTTCGGATCA AAAACCCAATGGGAAAACTACGATTTGACAACTGTTTACAAAGAATACATTAAGAGCATCAACCCTCAGAATCTTTCACTCTTGATTGAATCCTATCTTGC gAGAACCCCTCTGGGCATCGAAAGAGAATTGGATCCAGTGAGAAGAATTGGAACCAAAACTCTGAC ATGCCAGACATTGTTAATTGTTGGTGATGACTCCCCTCATTTGGATGAAACTGTTGAACTAAATGGAAAGATGGACCCAGAAAAAACAGATTTTCTCAAG ATCCAGGATTGTGGAGGGATGCCTTTGGAAGAACAACCAGGAAAAGTGTGTGAAGCTTTCCGTCTATTCTTACAAGGAATGGGATATG TCCCAACTCTGCGACAGAGTACCAGCACAGTGTCACAAGTCGCCAAGAACTACCAACAGCAGCTGGATGACTTCAGGGGAACGAATACTGTGTGCTGA